A single window of Nocardioides kongjuensis DNA harbors:
- a CDS encoding DUF664 domain-containing protein: MTGATGETGGTGELANYRDHLDHYRSTLERSCSGLDPVQLASRSVPPSTLSLLGLVRHLAYVEQAWFRRALQADLDEPRPFTDPADQDLDFNAAVGTQECVDEAFAEWRRQVARADEWLDAQDDAAMARVVVYNSDGATTPVRDILVHMVEEYARHCGHADLLRERIDGVTASRPA; this comes from the coding sequence GTGACCGGCGCGACCGGCGAGACGGGCGGGACGGGCGAGCTGGCGAACTACCGCGACCACCTCGACCACTACCGCTCGACGCTGGAGCGGTCCTGTTCCGGGCTGGACCCGGTGCAGCTGGCGAGCCGGTCGGTTCCACCGAGCACCCTGAGCCTGCTGGGGCTGGTCCGGCACCTGGCGTACGTCGAGCAGGCCTGGTTCCGGCGCGCGCTCCAGGCCGACCTCGACGAGCCGCGCCCGTTCACCGACCCGGCCGACCAGGACCTCGACTTCAACGCCGCCGTCGGCACGCAGGAGTGCGTCGACGAGGCGTTCGCCGAGTGGCGCCGGCAGGTGGCCCGTGCCGATGAGTGGCTGGACGCCCAGGACGATGCCGCCATGGCCCGGGTCGTGGTCTACAACAGCGACGGCGCGACCACGCCCGTGCGCGACATCCTCGTGCACATGGTCGAGGAGTACGCCCGGCACTGCGGGCACGCCGACCTGCTGCGCGAGCGCATCGACGGCGTCACCGCCAGCCGACCGGCGTGA
- a CDS encoding acyl-CoA thioesterase domain-containing protein has product MSHLLDDAVASQPLGDGVHRVHVTADWNTANQTPNGGYVLALLQHAVLQESAHPDALSISITYFRPALPGPADIRVREVRKGRRVSTYDAVLVQDGKEVAHAVVSTHDWDATGTVEHTPHAAPVVPRPEECADASELIPAGMVPILDRYSYRAPVVAGWLRGEPSGVTESLCWIRAVDEQPVDALLAGAMIDAFPPVTAEIGHLASATIQLTVHYRRRPETVWALGHVVTRHVIAGYHDEDVELWDEQGRLIAQGRQLAILAEG; this is encoded by the coding sequence GTGAGCCACCTCCTCGACGACGCCGTGGCGTCGCAGCCCCTCGGCGACGGCGTGCACCGGGTCCACGTCACCGCCGACTGGAACACCGCGAACCAGACGCCGAACGGCGGCTACGTGCTGGCGCTGCTGCAGCACGCCGTGCTCCAGGAGTCGGCCCACCCCGACGCGCTGAGCATCTCGATCACCTACTTCCGCCCGGCCCTCCCCGGCCCGGCCGACATCCGGGTCCGGGAGGTCCGCAAGGGGCGCCGCGTGTCGACGTACGACGCCGTCCTGGTGCAGGACGGCAAGGAGGTCGCGCACGCCGTCGTCAGCACCCACGACTGGGACGCCACGGGGACGGTCGAGCACACGCCGCACGCCGCACCCGTCGTGCCGCGTCCCGAGGAGTGCGCCGACGCGAGCGAGCTGATCCCGGCCGGGATGGTGCCGATCCTCGACCGCTACAGCTACCGTGCCCCCGTCGTCGCCGGCTGGCTGCGCGGCGAGCCCAGCGGTGTCACCGAGTCGCTGTGCTGGATCCGCGCGGTCGACGAGCAGCCGGTCGACGCGCTGCTGGCCGGCGCGATGATCGACGCCTTCCCGCCGGTGACCGCCGAGATCGGGCACCTCGCCTCGGCCACCATCCAGCTCACCGTCCACTACCGACGGCGCCCGGAGACGGTGTGGGCGCTGGGTCACGTCGTGACCCGCCACGTCATCGCCGGCTACCACGACGAGGACGTCGAGCTGTGGGACGAGCAGGGCCGGCTGATCGCGCAGGGACGCCAGCTCGCGATCCTGGCGGAGGGCTGA
- the dapD gene encoding 2,3,4,5-tetrahydropyridine-2,6-dicarboxylate N-succinyltransferase, whose protein sequence is MTAAWGFGLTTYAADQTVLDTWFPAPALGEKPADAQAPAELVALEGTDEARGVTRKVNLVEIADLAAAPVDTTDVWLRLHLLSTRLVQPHGQNLDGIFGLLTNVVWTSAGPCAVEGFELTRLRLQAAGQHVTVYGVDKFPRLVDYVIPAGVRIADADRVRLGAHLAAGTTVMHEGFVNFNAGTLGTSMVEGRISAGVVVGDGSDIGGGASIMGTLSGGGKQVISVGQRCLLGANAGIGISLGDDCVVEAGCYVTAGTKVTVLEPGRDARVVKAADLSGASNVLFRRNSVSGTIEAVPWQGEGIALNAALHAN, encoded by the coding sequence GTGACTGCCGCTTGGGGCTTCGGCCTGACGACCTACGCCGCCGACCAGACCGTTCTCGACACCTGGTTCCCCGCCCCCGCGCTGGGCGAGAAGCCCGCCGACGCGCAGGCTCCCGCCGAGCTGGTCGCGCTCGAGGGCACCGACGAGGCGCGTGGGGTCACCCGCAAGGTCAACCTGGTCGAGATCGCCGACCTGGCCGCCGCCCCCGTTGACACCACCGATGTCTGGCTGCGCCTGCACCTGCTGTCGACGCGGCTGGTCCAGCCGCACGGGCAGAACCTCGACGGCATCTTCGGCCTGCTGACCAACGTGGTGTGGACCTCCGCCGGCCCGTGCGCGGTCGAGGGCTTCGAGCTCACCCGCCTCCGGCTGCAGGCCGCGGGCCAGCACGTCACCGTGTACGGCGTCGACAAGTTCCCGCGCCTGGTCGACTACGTCATCCCCGCCGGTGTGCGGATCGCCGACGCCGACCGGGTCCGCCTCGGCGCACACCTCGCCGCGGGCACCACCGTCATGCACGAGGGCTTCGTCAACTTCAACGCCGGCACGCTCGGCACCTCGATGGTCGAGGGCCGGATCTCGGCCGGGGTCGTCGTGGGCGACGGCTCCGACATCGGCGGCGGCGCCTCGATCATGGGCACCCTGTCCGGCGGCGGCAAGCAGGTCATCTCGGTCGGCCAGCGCTGCCTGCTCGGCGCCAACGCCGGCATCGGCATCTCGCTCGGCGACGACTGCGTCGTCGAGGCCGGCTGCTACGTCACCGCCGGCACCAAGGTCACCGTGCTCGAGCCCGGCCGGGACGCCCGCGTCGTGAAGGCGGCCGACCTGTCCGGCGCCAGCAACGTGCTGTTCCGCCGCAACTCCGTCTCCGGCACGATCGAGGCGGTTCCGTGGCAGGGCGAGGGGATCGCCCTGAACGCCGCGCTGCACGCCAACTGA
- a CDS encoding cupin domain-containing protein: MHVRTDDLPIKMNALGATARHLGDFGTAHGPLAAEHLRLAAGVDVAPLLAGLDDGLCFAAHWGYLVRGRVVVTYGDGSTETCSAGEVVHWPAGHTVRVEEDAELVMFSPAAEHLAVMNHMLGVLATIPA; the protein is encoded by the coding sequence ATGCACGTGAGGACCGACGACCTACCGATCAAGATGAACGCCCTGGGCGCCACCGCCCGCCACCTCGGCGACTTCGGCACCGCCCACGGCCCGCTCGCGGCCGAGCACCTCCGGCTGGCCGCCGGCGTCGACGTCGCGCCGCTCCTCGCCGGTCTCGACGACGGCCTGTGCTTCGCCGCGCACTGGGGCTACCTGGTGCGGGGTCGCGTCGTCGTGACGTACGGCGACGGCTCGACCGAGACCTGCAGTGCCGGCGAGGTCGTGCACTGGCCGGCCGGGCACACGGTGCGGGTCGAGGAGGACGCCGAGCTGGTGATGTTCAGCCCGGCCGCCGAGCACCTCGCCGTGATGAACCACATGCTGGGGGTGCTGGCGACGATCCCCGCCTAG
- the dapC gene encoding succinyldiaminopimelate transaminase codes for MVTLGAVSGRLPDFPWDKLPQYAAQAREHADGIVDLSIGTPVDPTPEVARAALTAAVDSPGYPLTIGTPEVRQSVVDWLAGTHGVTGLGLDQVLPLIGSKEFIASLPSYLGLGPGDLIGYPALAYPTYEVGAALVGAKAVATDSLTAFGPETPKLLWVNSPSNPSGRVLPDEHLKKVVDWCRERGVLLVSDECYLDCVWEGEARSVLHPDISGGSAEGILVVHSLSKRSNLAGYRCAFVAGDRDVIAELLAVRKNMGLMMPAPQQHVMAAVLGDEVHVKEQHERYRARRTTLRAALEAAGYTIDHSEASLYLWTTKGPDGPDCWQMVADLAAQGILVAPGTFYGAAGSHHVRIALTATDERIAAAAARLTA; via the coding sequence ATGGTGACACTGGGTGCCGTCTCGGGCCGGCTGCCCGACTTCCCCTGGGACAAGCTGCCCCAGTACGCCGCGCAGGCGCGTGAGCACGCCGACGGGATCGTCGACCTGTCGATCGGTACGCCGGTCGACCCGACGCCCGAGGTCGCCCGCGCCGCGCTGACGGCGGCCGTCGACTCCCCGGGGTACCCGCTCACCATCGGCACGCCCGAGGTCCGGCAGTCGGTCGTCGACTGGCTCGCCGGCACCCACGGCGTGACCGGGCTGGGCCTCGACCAGGTCCTCCCGCTGATCGGCTCCAAGGAGTTCATCGCCTCGCTGCCCTCCTACCTCGGCCTCGGGCCGGGCGACCTGATCGGCTACCCGGCACTGGCCTACCCGACCTACGAGGTCGGCGCCGCGCTGGTCGGCGCGAAGGCCGTCGCCACCGACTCACTCACCGCCTTCGGCCCCGAGACGCCGAAGCTGCTGTGGGTCAACTCGCCCTCGAACCCGTCGGGCCGGGTGCTCCCGGACGAGCACCTCAAGAAGGTCGTCGACTGGTGCCGCGAGCGCGGCGTGCTGCTCGTGTCCGACGAGTGCTACCTCGACTGCGTGTGGGAGGGCGAGGCACGCTCCGTCCTCCACCCCGACATCTCGGGCGGCTCGGCCGAGGGCATCCTCGTCGTCCACTCGCTGTCGAAGCGCTCCAACCTCGCCGGCTACCGCTGTGCGTTCGTCGCCGGCGACCGCGACGTGATCGCCGAGCTGCTCGCGGTCCGCAAGAACATGGGCCTGATGATGCCCGCGCCGCAGCAGCACGTCATGGCGGCCGTCCTCGGCGACGAGGTGCACGTCAAGGAGCAGCACGAGCGCTACCGCGCGCGCCGTACAACGCTCCGCGCGGCGCTCGAGGCCGCGGGCTACACGATCGACCACTCCGAGGCCTCGCTCTACCTGTGGACCACGAAGGGGCCCGACGGCCCCGACTGCTGGCAGATGGTGGCCGACCTCGCCGCCCAGGGCATCCTGGTGGCGCCGGGCACCTTCTACGGCGCGGCCGGCTCCCACCACGTCCGGATCGCGCTGACCGCGACGGACGAGCGGATCGCCGCCGCGGCCGCGCGGCTCACGGCCTGA
- the fdxA gene encoding ferredoxin has protein sequence MTYVISQPCVDVKDRACVDECPVDCIYEGKRMLYIHPDECVDCGACEPVCPVEAIFYEDDVPEEWKDYYDANVKFFDDLGSPGGAAKMGEIDKDAAFVAALEPQNQDH, from the coding sequence ATGACCTACGTCATCTCGCAGCCGTGCGTCGACGTCAAGGACCGTGCGTGCGTCGACGAGTGTCCCGTCGACTGCATCTACGAGGGCAAGCGGATGCTCTACATCCACCCCGACGAGTGCGTCGACTGTGGTGCCTGCGAGCCGGTCTGCCCGGTCGAGGCGATCTTCTACGAGGACGACGTCCCGGAGGAGTGGAAGGACTACTACGACGCCAACGTGAAGTTCTTCGACGACCTCGGCTCGCCCGGCGGTGCCGCCAAGATGGGCGAGATCGACAAGGACGCCGCGTTCGTCGCTGCGCTCGAGCCGCAGAACCAGGACCACTGA
- a CDS encoding GNAT family N-acetyltransferase, translating to MPDASGPQENGHGPGQHLLGPHVVGQRVVVRRLLRGVSGPSGGPAFTDVLGTCLSWADGVCVVQPETGATVSIEIADIVSGKPVPPRPAARLRVGVRDAESRTGGLWTTVDREPLGEWELRSDRAPVGRLLKRANSCLAIGDPGRPFPEALAAVEAFYADRGRDPLVQVEADSAVEGAFAGAGWQRLEYGESDFLLGSVARLRRSLPRSAHDVELSAVGVRAVASVDAGCDPVAEARATVDGDWVGLHAVTVDPAHRRRGLATAVVGELLGWAAEQGAMTAWVHVETDNPGGRAFWEALGLTAHHTCRYWAPSSASAWPVSR from the coding sequence GTGCCCGACGCGTCAGGACCCCAGGAAAATGGACACGGACCGGGCCAGCACCTGCTCGGCCCCCACGTGGTGGGCCAACGCGTCGTCGTACGACGGCTGCTTCGCGGGGTGAGCGGGCCGAGCGGTGGACCGGCCTTCACCGACGTGCTCGGCACCTGCCTGTCGTGGGCCGACGGCGTGTGCGTCGTCCAGCCGGAGACGGGCGCCACGGTGAGCATCGAGATCGCCGACATCGTGTCCGGCAAGCCGGTCCCCCCGCGCCCCGCCGCCCGGCTGCGGGTCGGCGTCCGCGACGCCGAGTCGCGCACCGGCGGGCTGTGGACCACGGTCGACCGCGAGCCGCTGGGCGAGTGGGAGCTGCGCTCGGACCGCGCTCCGGTCGGCCGCCTGCTCAAACGGGCCAACTCGTGCCTGGCGATCGGCGATCCGGGCCGCCCGTTCCCCGAGGCGCTGGCCGCCGTCGAGGCGTTCTACGCCGATCGGGGCCGCGACCCACTCGTGCAGGTGGAGGCGGACTCGGCGGTCGAGGGGGCGTTCGCGGGGGCGGGCTGGCAGCGGCTGGAGTACGGCGAGTCGGACTTCCTGCTCGGCTCCGTGGCCCGCCTGCGACGCTCGCTGCCCCGCTCGGCGCACGACGTCGAGCTCTCCGCCGTCGGCGTTCGCGCGGTCGCGTCGGTGGACGCCGGTTGCGACCCGGTGGCCGAGGCTCGGGCCACCGTCGACGGCGACTGGGTCGGTCTGCACGCGGTCACCGTCGACCCGGCCCACCGCAGGCGCGGCCTCGCGACGGCCGTGGTCGGCGAGCTCCTCGGCTGGGCGGCCGAGCAGGGCGCGATGACGGCCTGGGTGCACGTCGAGACCGACAACCCCGGCGGGCGGGCGTTCTGGGAGGCGCTGGGACTCACCGCCCACCACACCTGCCGCTACTGGGCTCCCAGCTCCGCGAGCGCCTGGCCGGTCAGCCGGTAG
- a CDS encoding GNAT family N-acetyltransferase: MADATGLAGLTGLAGLTGPVRAATPEDVPDVLRLIRALAAYEREPDAVETTEADLHRWLFGDDPVASVLVAEDGGPQGRVVGMALWFRTYSTWTGTPGIYLEDLFVQPDQRGKGLGRALLTALARIAVERGYRRVEWAVLDWNTPSIEFYESLGAHPMDEWTTYRLTGQALAELGAQ; encoded by the coding sequence GTGGCTGACGCAACCGGGCTGGCCGGGCTGACCGGGCTGGCCGGGCTGACCGGGCCGGTCCGTGCGGCGACGCCGGAGGACGTCCCCGACGTCCTCCGGCTGATCCGTGCCCTCGCCGCCTACGAGCGCGAGCCGGACGCGGTGGAGACCACGGAGGCCGACCTGCACCGCTGGCTGTTCGGGGACGACCCGGTGGCCAGCGTGCTGGTCGCCGAGGACGGCGGCCCGCAGGGCCGGGTGGTCGGCATGGCGTTGTGGTTCCGCACCTACTCGACCTGGACCGGGACCCCGGGGATCTACCTCGAGGACCTCTTCGTCCAGCCCGACCAGCGGGGCAAGGGGCTGGGCAGGGCGCTGCTCACCGCCCTCGCCCGGATCGCCGTGGAGCGCGGCTACCGGCGCGTCGAGTGGGCGGTGCTGGACTGGAACACGCCGTCGATCGAGTTCTACGAGTCGCTCGGCGCGCACCCGATGGACGAGTGGACGACCTACCGGCTGACCGGCCAGGCGCTCGCGGAGCTGGGAGCCCAGTAG
- a CDS encoding cystathionine beta-synthase, producing MEYVESLLELIGNTPLVRLNRSLDLPTDGPLVLAKVEYLNPGGSVKDRIATRMIEAAEASGALQPGGTIVEPTSGNTGVGLAMVAQQKGYKCIFVCPDKVSEDKRNVLKAYGAEVVVCPTAVAPEHPDSYYNVSDRLANQPGAWKPDQYSNPHNPRSHYEETGPELWRQTEGRITHFVAGVGTGGTISGIGRYLKEQNADVQVVGADPAGSVYSGGTGRPYLVEGVGEDFWPETYDRGVADRIIEVSDADSFAFTRRLAREEALLVGGSSGMAAYAARQLAQELAAEGRNDAVIVVLLPDSGRGYLSKVFNDDWLAQYGFSTGQPRPAQTVGEVLRSKSKGMPALVHTHPNETIAEAVQILQEYGVSQMPVVRAEPPIVAAEVAGSVSERALLDALFTGKAKLTDSVEQHMSAALPTIGSTEDATAAVPLLESADAVLVHEDGKPVGVLTRHDLLNFLARG from the coding sequence ATGGAGTACGTCGAGTCCCTGCTGGAGCTGATCGGCAACACCCCGCTGGTCCGGCTCAACCGTTCCCTCGACCTGCCCACCGACGGACCGTTGGTGCTGGCGAAGGTCGAGTACCTCAACCCCGGCGGTTCGGTGAAGGACCGGATCGCCACCCGGATGATCGAGGCCGCCGAGGCATCCGGCGCCCTGCAGCCCGGGGGCACGATCGTCGAGCCGACGTCCGGCAACACCGGCGTCGGGCTGGCGATGGTGGCCCAGCAGAAGGGCTACAAGTGCATCTTCGTGTGCCCCGACAAGGTCAGCGAGGACAAGCGCAACGTCCTCAAGGCCTACGGCGCCGAGGTGGTCGTGTGTCCCACGGCCGTCGCCCCCGAGCACCCCGACTCCTACTACAACGTGTCCGACCGGCTGGCCAACCAGCCCGGGGCGTGGAAGCCCGACCAGTACTCCAACCCGCACAACCCGCGCTCCCACTACGAGGAGACCGGCCCCGAGCTGTGGCGCCAGACCGAGGGGCGGATCACCCACTTCGTCGCGGGCGTCGGCACCGGCGGCACCATCTCCGGCATCGGCCGGTACCTCAAGGAGCAGAACGCCGACGTCCAGGTCGTCGGCGCCGACCCCGCTGGCTCGGTCTACTCCGGCGGCACCGGCCGCCCCTACCTCGTCGAGGGGGTCGGCGAGGACTTCTGGCCCGAGACCTACGACCGCGGCGTGGCCGACCGGATCATCGAGGTCTCCGACGCCGACTCGTTCGCCTTCACCCGCCGCCTGGCCCGCGAGGAGGCGCTGCTGGTGGGCGGTTCCTCCGGCATGGCCGCGTACGCCGCACGCCAGCTCGCGCAGGAGCTCGCTGCCGAGGGCAGGAACGACGCGGTCATCGTCGTCCTGCTGCCCGACTCCGGTCGCGGCTACCTCAGCAAGGTCTTCAACGACGACTGGCTGGCCCAGTACGGCTTCAGCACCGGCCAGCCGCGGCCGGCGCAGACCGTCGGCGAGGTGCTGCGCAGCAAGTCGAAGGGCATGCCCGCGCTCGTGCACACGCACCCCAACGAGACCATCGCCGAGGCGGTCCAGATCCTCCAGGAGTACGGCGTCTCGCAGATGCCCGTCGTGCGGGCCGAGCCCCCGATCGTGGCTGCCGAGGTCGCCGGCTCCGTCTCCGAGCGGGCGCTGCTCGACGCGCTGTTCACCGGCAAGGCGAAGCTGACCGACTCGGTCGAGCAGCACATGTCGGCGGCGCTGCCGACCATCGGCTCCACCGAGGACGCGACGGCCGCGGTGCCCCTGCTCGAGTCCGCGGACGCCGTGCTGGTCCACGAGGACGGCAAGCCGGTCGGGGTGCTCACCCGCCACGACCTGCTGAACTTCCTCGCGCGTGGCTGA
- a CDS encoding GDSL-type esterase/lipase family protein produces the protein MSKASAARKLAAAALYGGGGLSALGAGLYGVLSAEARLARKTIGPARDEPPPDATGWYGRGRPGPAIRIAVLGDSSAAGYGVERVEETPGALIGTAVAEHADRRVYLREFCVVGAKSSDLAAQVDRALPIEPEVAVILIGGNDVTHTVRPSHSVRALADGVRRLIAAGATVVVGTCPDLGTIQPIAPPLRQVARAWSRRLAAAQTIAVVEEGGRTVSLGDILGPEFAAAPALLFGPDQFHPSAEGYRALAGVLVPSVLAALEPTGEETGLEAFRGEGVLPVTRAAVQAVNEPGTELGGTEVGGRRAGVRGLWVELRHRRSRRHVPGEAPEEHESAPNPA, from the coding sequence GTGAGCAAGGCGTCCGCAGCCCGCAAGCTCGCCGCCGCCGCGCTGTACGGCGGGGGCGGGCTGTCTGCCCTCGGCGCCGGTCTCTACGGCGTGCTGTCCGCCGAGGCGAGGCTCGCCCGCAAGACGATCGGCCCCGCGCGGGACGAACCGCCGCCTGACGCGACCGGTTGGTACGGCCGCGGCCGCCCCGGACCGGCCATCCGGATCGCGGTCCTCGGCGACTCCAGCGCCGCCGGCTACGGTGTCGAGCGGGTGGAGGAAACGCCGGGCGCCCTGATCGGAACTGCCGTCGCCGAGCACGCCGACCGGCGTGTCTACCTGCGCGAGTTCTGCGTGGTCGGCGCCAAGTCCTCCGACCTCGCCGCCCAGGTCGACCGGGCCCTGCCGATCGAGCCCGAGGTCGCCGTCATCCTGATCGGCGGCAACGACGTCACCCACACCGTGCGGCCCTCGCACTCCGTGCGCGCGCTCGCGGACGGCGTACGCCGGCTGATCGCTGCCGGCGCCACGGTGGTCGTCGGCACCTGTCCCGACCTCGGCACCATCCAGCCGATCGCTCCGCCGCTGCGCCAGGTCGCACGGGCCTGGTCGCGCCGGCTCGCCGCCGCCCAGACCATCGCGGTCGTCGAGGAGGGCGGCCGCACCGTGTCCCTCGGCGACATCCTCGGCCCCGAATTCGCGGCCGCCCCGGCCCTGCTCTTCGGCCCGGACCAGTTCCACCCGTCGGCCGAGGGCTACCGGGCGCTGGCCGGCGTGCTCGTGCCGTCGGTGCTGGCCGCACTGGAGCCGACCGGCGAGGAGACGGGCCTCGAGGCCTTCCGCGGCGAGGGCGTCCTGCCCGTCACCCGCGCCGCCGTCCAGGCCGTCAACGAGCCCGGCACCGAGCTCGGTGGCACCGAGGTCGGCGGCCGCCGCGCCGGCGTGCGCGGCCTGTGGGTCGAGCTGCGGCACCGCCGCTCGCGCCGCCACGTCCCCGGCGAGGCGCCCGAGGAGCACGAGAGCGCCCCGAACCCGGCCTGA
- a CDS encoding Bax inhibitor-1/YccA family protein, protein MQSNNPVFRRSEEFNRSGAAAYQGFGEPQQYGGYAQPGYPAPEAPTRQGRMTIDSVVQSTSITIAITIVAAAVTWLVTPAISPETGIPSSVLAASAIGGGAAFLLSLVNSFKRIISPGLVMAFAVAEGVALGAISELFNAVYGGGIIVQAVIGTFAAFAGTLAAYKVLDIQVGQKFRTFVVAAMFGMVALSLLEVVLGLFGNGLGLFDDGALGLVFAIAGLVLGVFMLILDFDFVEQGVRNGLPERESWRASFGLLVSLVWIYTNLLRILAILQQD, encoded by the coding sequence ATGCAGAGCAACAACCCGGTGTTCCGGCGCTCGGAGGAGTTCAACCGCTCCGGAGCCGCGGCCTACCAGGGCTTCGGCGAGCCGCAGCAGTACGGCGGTTACGCCCAGCCCGGCTACCCGGCGCCCGAGGCACCCACCCGCCAGGGCCGGATGACCATCGACTCGGTCGTGCAGTCGACCAGCATCACGATCGCCATCACGATCGTCGCCGCGGCCGTCACGTGGCTGGTCACCCCGGCGATCAGCCCCGAGACGGGCATCCCGTCGAGCGTGCTCGCGGCCTCCGCCATCGGTGGTGGCGCGGCGTTCCTCCTGTCGCTGGTCAACTCCTTCAAGCGGATCATCAGCCCCGGGCTGGTCATGGCGTTCGCCGTGGCCGAGGGTGTCGCGCTCGGCGCGATCAGTGAGCTCTTCAACGCGGTCTACGGCGGCGGCATCATCGTGCAGGCCGTGATCGGCACCTTCGCCGCCTTCGCCGGCACCCTGGCCGCCTACAAGGTCCTCGACATCCAGGTCGGCCAGAAGTTCCGCACCTTCGTGGTCGCCGCGATGTTCGGCATGGTCGCCCTCAGCCTGCTCGAGGTCGTCCTCGGCCTCTTCGGCAACGGGCTCGGCCTGTTCGACGACGGTGCCCTGGGCCTCGTCTTCGCCATCGCCGGCCTGGTCCTCGGCGTGTTCATGCTGATCCTCGACTTCGACTTCGTCGAGCAGGGCGTGCGCAACGGCCTCCCGGAGCGCGAGTCGTGGCGGGCCTCCTTCGGCCTGCTCGTCAGCCTGGTCTGGATCTACACCAACCTGCTGCGGATCCTCGCGATCCTCCAGCAGGACTGA
- a CDS encoding class I SAM-dependent methyltransferase, whose product MHRHEHHRDQTLDELRDALSAGFWDERYGGADRVWSGRPNQRLVEQVADLTPGTALDVACGEGGDAVWLAKQGWRVTAVDVSEVALGKLAAHAEDEGVGDRIKVGFYDALADPRPAGRHTFDLVTVSFLHVPLPDFPAIYRGIARAVAPGGRLLVTAHHPDDVTTGARHDHGPGLMFEPDRVLTTLGADRPDGAWEVEVADTPVREQATPEGPLLVRDTVVRLRRRT is encoded by the coding sequence ATGCACCGTCACGAGCACCACCGCGACCAGACCCTCGACGAGCTGCGGGACGCGCTGAGCGCCGGCTTCTGGGACGAGCGGTACGGCGGCGCCGACCGCGTCTGGAGCGGCCGGCCCAACCAGCGCCTGGTCGAGCAGGTCGCCGACCTCACGCCCGGCACGGCGCTCGACGTCGCCTGCGGCGAGGGCGGCGACGCCGTGTGGCTGGCGAAGCAGGGCTGGCGGGTGACCGCCGTCGACGTGTCGGAGGTGGCGCTCGGCAAGCTCGCCGCGCACGCCGAGGACGAGGGCGTCGGCGACCGCATCAAGGTCGGCTTCTACGACGCGCTGGCCGACCCGCGCCCCGCCGGCCGCCACACCTTCGACCTGGTGACGGTCAGCTTCCTCCACGTGCCGCTGCCGGACTTCCCCGCGATCTACCGCGGGATCGCCCGCGCGGTCGCCCCGGGCGGTCGGCTGCTCGTCACCGCGCACCACCCCGACGACGTCACCACCGGCGCCCGCCACGACCACGGACCGGGCCTGATGTTCGAGCCGGACCGGGTGCTCACGACGCTCGGCGCCGACCGGCCGGACGGCGCTTGGGAGGTCGAGGTCGCCGACACGCCCGTGCGCGAGCAGGCCACCCCCGAGGGCCCGCTGCTGGTCCGCGACACGGTGGTGCGGCTGCGTCGTCGTACCTGA
- a CDS encoding ClpP family protease, protein MSDDNRPRTFDDRVRRELLQQRVLVLDGPLDDDNGVLLASQLVALAADDPGADVALWIHSPGGSVPAMLAIRDVMRLVPCDVATLALGIACSAGQFLLSSGTRGKRRALPHARVLMHQGSAGIGGTAVDIELQAQDLRQTRDTVLALIAEDTGQPLERVFEDSLHDRWYSAQQALEYGFVDEIVASYDVLVPPRRAPLGLGVGR, encoded by the coding sequence ATGAGCGACGACAACCGACCCCGCACCTTCGACGACCGGGTACGACGCGAGCTGCTCCAGCAGCGCGTGCTGGTGCTCGACGGCCCTCTCGACGACGACAACGGCGTGCTGCTGGCCAGCCAGCTGGTGGCGCTCGCCGCCGACGACCCCGGCGCGGACGTCGCGCTGTGGATCCACTCGCCCGGCGGCTCCGTGCCCGCGATGCTCGCGATCCGCGACGTGATGCGGCTGGTGCCGTGCGACGTCGCGACGCTCGCGCTCGGCATCGCCTGCAGCGCCGGGCAGTTCCTGCTGTCCTCGGGGACCCGCGGCAAGCGCCGCGCGCTCCCCCACGCCCGGGTCCTCATGCACCAGGGCTCGGCCGGCATCGGCGGCACCGCCGTCGACATCGAGCTGCAGGCCCAGGACCTGCGCCAGACCCGCGACACGGTGCTCGCCCTCATCGCCGAGGACACCGGGCAGCCGCTGGAGCGCGTCTTCGAGGACTCGCTGCACGACCGGTGGTACTCCGCCCAGCAGGCGCTGGAGTACGGCTTCGTCGACGAGATCGTGGCGTCCTACGACGTCCTCGTGCCGCCCCGGCGCGCACCGCTGGGCCTGGGGGTCGGTCGATGA